One region of Streptococcus salivarius genomic DNA includes:
- the pknB gene encoding Stk1 family PASTA domain-containing Ser/Thr kinase — protein MIQVGKLFAGRYRILKSIGRGGMADVYLANDLILDNERVAIKVLRTNYQTDQVAVARFQREARAMAELSHPNIVAIRDIGEEDGQQFLVMEYVDGSDLKKYIQDHAPLSNQDVVRIMGEVLSAMTLAHQKGIIHRDLKPQNVLLTKDGTAKVTDFGIAVAFAETSLTQTNSMLGSVHYLSPEQARGSKATIQSDIYAMGIMLFEMLTGHIPYDGDSAVTIALQHFQKPLPSILAENRNVPQALENVVIRATAKKLENRYNSTLEMSRDLVTSLHPSHRRDAKVVFDDMTDTKTLPKVDPVPSASLEKKAVAAEPSEPTPAPSKQPRKKTTPAKKKKKKNFFSTLLKVFLGLVFIGIIIFAYLVFTNPDNVQVPNVVGQELSAAQTNIEGAGFKVGEVKEVEDDSVDTGKVIKTDPTAGTTRKEGSSIDVYVSSGSKGFALKDYKGKNYKDAIEDLTSNYGVSEDQIDIQHVEDDSAEEGEILSQSPGKNKSFNPKDSKAKIKFRVATPKTVTMPDVTGLTVSTAVQTLNRKSISSSSIEYHDYNTGAKLDKDKVPSSTEVLYQDPQAGTSVDGTVILYVSVATASSSLQSSSSSTTHSSSTSSSTDSTTSSTETSTEATHTELQ, from the coding sequence ATGATCCAAGTTGGCAAATTGTTTGCTGGACGTTATCGAATCCTTAAGTCTATCGGGCGTGGTGGTATGGCGGATGTTTATCTGGCTAACGACCTGATTCTGGATAATGAAAGAGTAGCTATTAAGGTGCTACGTACCAATTACCAAACGGATCAGGTGGCTGTGGCGCGTTTCCAGCGTGAAGCGCGTGCCATGGCAGAACTCAGTCATCCTAATATCGTTGCTATCCGAGATATTGGCGAAGAAGACGGCCAGCAGTTTTTGGTGATGGAGTATGTGGATGGTTCGGACTTGAAGAAATATATTCAAGACCATGCGCCACTTTCTAACCAAGATGTTGTGCGTATCATGGGGGAGGTTCTTTCCGCCATGACTCTTGCCCACCAAAAGGGCATTATCCACCGTGACCTTAAGCCACAAAACGTTCTTTTAACTAAGGACGGTACAGCCAAGGTCACAGACTTCGGAATTGCGGTTGCCTTTGCAGAGACTAGTCTAACTCAAACTAACTCTATGTTGGGTTCTGTCCACTACCTCTCACCAGAGCAGGCTCGTGGATCGAAAGCAACTATCCAAAGCGACATCTATGCTATGGGTATTATGCTTTTTGAAATGTTGACAGGTCATATTCCTTATGATGGTGACAGTGCAGTAACCATTGCACTCCAACATTTCCAAAAGCCACTCCCATCTATTTTGGCAGAGAACCGTAATGTTCCCCAAGCCTTGGAAAACGTGGTTATTCGAGCAACAGCCAAAAAACTAGAGAATCGTTATAATAGTACTTTGGAAATGAGCCGTGACTTGGTAACGAGTTTGCATCCTAGTCATCGACGCGATGCCAAGGTAGTCTTTGATGATATGACGGATACCAAGACCTTGCCAAAGGTTGATCCAGTTCCATCTGCAAGTCTTGAGAAAAAAGCCGTTGCTGCTGAGCCATCAGAGCCTACACCTGCTCCAAGTAAACAACCAAGGAAAAAAACGACACCAGCTAAGAAGAAAAAGAAGAAAAACTTTTTCTCAACCTTGCTCAAGGTTTTCCTAGGACTTGTCTTTATTGGTATTATCATCTTTGCCTATTTGGTATTTACCAATCCTGATAATGTCCAGGTGCCTAATGTGGTCGGTCAAGAGTTGTCCGCAGCTCAGACTAACATTGAGGGTGCTGGATTTAAGGTAGGAGAAGTTAAGGAAGTGGAAGATGACTCTGTCGATACAGGAAAGGTCATCAAGACTGATCCTACAGCTGGAACCACACGAAAAGAGGGATCAAGCATTGATGTCTATGTTTCTTCTGGTAGTAAAGGTTTTGCGTTGAAAGACTACAAAGGTAAAAACTACAAAGATGCCATTGAGGACTTAACTTCGAATTATGGCGTTTCTGAGGACCAAATTGATATTCAGCATGTCGAAGACGACAGTGCTGAAGAGGGAGAAATCCTATCTCAAAGTCCAGGGAAAAACAAGTCTTTCAATCCTAAGGATAGTAAGGCCAAGATTAAGTTCCGTGTGGCAACTCCTAAGACAGTTACCATGCCTGATGTGACTGGTTTGACGGTTTCAACAGCGGTTCAAACCTTGAATCGTAAGAGTATCTCAAGTAGTAGTATCGAGTATCATGACTATAATACTGGTGCCAAGTTAGACAAGGATAAGGTTCCTAGCAGTACAGAGGTCCTTTATCAAGATCCACAAGCTGGTACAAGTGTTGATGGTACAGTGATTCTCTATGTTTCAGTTGCAACAGCAAGTTCAAGTCTACAGTCAAGCTCAAGCAGTACGACACATTCGTCATCGACGAGCTCAAGTACTGACAGTACAACTTCAAGCACTGAAACCTCGACAGAGGCTACTCACACAGAGCTACAGTAG
- a CDS encoding primosomal protein N': MVLVAQIIVDVPLMQTDRPYSYLIPEAMQGQIAIGMRVHVPFGKGNRLLQGFVIGFEEQEDLRDFPELKPIAELLDYEPVLNQDQLDLADQMRHTVFSYKISILKSMLPGLLNSQYDKVIMATDKLGEEDKQTFLQGQDHVLFSQLSEEQRQAIPRLVQSGRVTVDYLAKDKQNIKTEKHYSVQKGILETLAISQRAKRRLEMRDFLLEKSEPGKVADLHKLFSRDVVKFFIEAGALVITEVEVNRADSYFEKVEKTDFLELNAQQAHAVEEMTRQIGQGGKPFLLEGVTGSGKTEVYLHLIERTLAMGKTAIVLVPEISLTPQMTNRFISRFGDLVAIMHSGLSDGEKFDEWRKVRSGQAKVVVGARSAIFAPLDNIGAIIIDEEHEATYKQESNPRYHARDVALLRAKSHGAVLVLGSATPSIETRARAQKGVYHFLELTQRANPNAKIPQVEVVDFKDFVGRQEASDFTPPLLEKIRERLGRKEQVVLMLNRRGYSSFVMCRDCGYVDDCPNCDISLTLHMDTKTMNCHYCDFQKAIPHVCPNCQSRQIRYYGTGTQKAYDQLTELLPEAKVIRMDVDTTRKKGAHEKLLEAFGSGKADILLGTQMIAKGLDFPNVTLVGVLNADTSLNLPDFRSAERTFQLLTQVAGRAGRADKEGEVIIQTYNPSHYAIRFAQQQDYEGFYAYEMGIRRQLAYPPYFYTVGITLSHKDEEFVVRKSYEVMAYLREHLSDKVTFLGPTPKPIARTHNLYHYQIIIKYRFEDNLEETLNRVLDMTQEPENKDLRLIIDHEPQNFT; this comes from the coding sequence ATGGTTTTAGTAGCACAAATTATTGTAGACGTTCCTCTGATGCAGACGGACAGACCTTATAGTTACCTTATCCCTGAAGCCATGCAAGGTCAAATTGCCATTGGTATGCGAGTGCATGTGCCTTTTGGTAAAGGAAATCGTCTATTGCAAGGCTTTGTTATTGGCTTCGAGGAGCAGGAGGATTTAAGAGACTTTCCTGAATTAAAACCTATTGCTGAGCTTTTAGATTATGAGCCAGTCCTTAATCAGGATCAACTGGACTTGGCTGATCAGATGCGACATACGGTCTTTTCCTATAAGATTTCCATCTTGAAGTCAATGCTACCTGGTCTCCTTAATTCTCAGTACGATAAGGTTATCATGGCGACTGATAAACTAGGTGAAGAAGATAAACAGACTTTTCTTCAGGGGCAGGATCATGTTCTTTTCTCGCAGTTGTCAGAGGAGCAGCGTCAAGCCATTCCTCGTCTGGTCCAGTCTGGGCGTGTAACGGTTGATTACCTTGCTAAGGATAAGCAGAACATTAAGACTGAGAAGCACTATAGTGTTCAAAAGGGCATTCTTGAGACTTTGGCTATTTCGCAGCGGGCTAAGAGGCGTTTGGAGATGCGAGACTTCTTGCTCGAGAAGAGTGAGCCAGGGAAGGTGGCAGACCTCCACAAACTTTTTTCACGAGATGTGGTTAAGTTTTTCATCGAAGCTGGTGCCTTGGTCATCACTGAAGTTGAGGTCAATCGTGCCGATAGCTACTTTGAAAAGGTAGAGAAGACGGATTTTCTTGAGCTTAATGCTCAACAGGCACATGCTGTTGAAGAAATGACGCGCCAAATTGGACAAGGCGGCAAACCATTCTTATTGGAAGGGGTAACGGGATCAGGTAAGACAGAGGTCTATCTGCATCTTATCGAGAGGACCTTGGCTATGGGGAAAACGGCTATTGTCTTGGTACCAGAGATTTCCCTGACGCCCCAAATGACCAATCGTTTCATTTCACGGTTTGGTGACTTGGTGGCCATCATGCATTCAGGCTTGTCAGACGGTGAGAAATTTGACGAGTGGCGAAAGGTTAGGTCAGGCCAGGCCAAGGTTGTGGTAGGAGCACGTTCGGCGATCTTTGCTCCCTTGGACAATATCGGAGCTATCATTATCGATGAGGAACATGAGGCTACTTATAAACAAGAATCCAATCCTCGCTACCATGCTAGAGATGTGGCCTTGCTTAGGGCTAAGAGTCATGGAGCCGTGCTTGTTCTTGGTTCAGCAACACCGTCTATTGAGACTCGGGCGAGAGCTCAGAAAGGGGTTTACCATTTTCTTGAGTTGACTCAGAGGGCTAATCCTAATGCCAAAATTCCTCAGGTGGAAGTGGTGGACTTTAAGGATTTTGTGGGCCGTCAAGAGGCTAGTGATTTTACGCCACCTCTCTTAGAGAAAATCCGAGAACGCTTGGGACGTAAGGAACAAGTCGTGCTAATGTTGAACCGTCGTGGCTATTCCTCTTTTGTCATGTGTCGTGACTGTGGCTATGTGGATGATTGTCCCAACTGTGATATTTCCCTAACCTTGCATATGGATACCAAGACCATGAATTGCCACTATTGTGATTTTCAAAAAGCAATACCACATGTCTGCCCTAACTGTCAGAGCCGTCAGATTCGCTATTATGGGACTGGGACACAGAAGGCTTATGACCAATTGACGGAACTTTTGCCAGAAGCCAAAGTGATTCGTATGGATGTTGATACGACACGCAAGAAAGGGGCTCACGAGAAACTCTTGGAGGCCTTTGGAAGTGGTAAGGCTGACATTTTGCTTGGAACTCAGATGATTGCCAAGGGCTTGGATTTTCCAAATGTTACCTTGGTAGGGGTCTTGAATGCAGATACGTCGCTAAATTTACCAGATTTTCGTTCAGCTGAGCGTACCTTCCAACTCTTGACTCAGGTGGCTGGTCGTGCTGGTCGTGCTGACAAGGAAGGGGAAGTTATTATTCAAACCTATAATCCTAGTCATTATGCCATTCGGTTTGCACAGCAACAGGATTATGAAGGTTTCTACGCCTATGAAATGGGGATTCGACGTCAGTTGGCCTATCCCCCTTATTTCTATACGGTAGGAATTACGCTTTCTCACAAGGATGAAGAGTTTGTAGTTCGCAAGAGCTATGAGGTTATGGCTTATTTAAGAGAGCACCTGTCAGACAAGGTGACCTTCCTAGGGCCTACGCCTAAGCCAATTGCCCGAACACATAACCTTTATCACTATCAGATTATTATCAAATACCGTTTTGAGGATAACTTGGAAGAAACGCTTAATAGGGTCCTTGACATGACCCAGGAGCCTGAGAACAAGGACCTGCGTTTGATTATTGATCACGAACCTCAGAATTTTACCTAA
- the rpoZ gene encoding DNA-directed RNA polymerase subunit omega: protein MMLKPSIDKLLDKVPSKYSLVILQAKRAHELAAGAEPTQEFTSVKPTLQALEEIESGNVTIHPDPESKRELARLKVIQARLAAEEEERKIKEQIAKEKEEGDKI from the coding sequence ATGATGTTGAAACCCTCTATTGACAAACTTTTGGATAAAGTGCCTTCAAAATATTCATTGGTTATTTTGCAAGCCAAACGTGCCCATGAATTGGCTGCTGGTGCTGAACCAACTCAAGAGTTTACGTCAGTAAAACCAACCCTTCAAGCCCTTGAAGAAATTGAATCTGGTAATGTGACTATTCACCCAGATCCAGAATCTAAACGTGAATTGGCACGTTTGAAAGTGATTCAAGCACGACTTGCTGCTGAGGAAGAAGAACGTAAAATCAAAGAACAAATCGCTAAAGAAAAAGAAGAAGGCGATAAAATCTAA
- the rsmB gene encoding 16S rRNA (cytosine(967)-C(5))-methyltransferase RsmB: protein MANDWKKTARGQALEVLEEVFQEGAYSNIALNAHLSKSQLTDKDKALVTEIVYGTLARKITLEWILAHVIEDRDKLEPWVYDLLLLSLYQLAYLDKIPAHAVVNDAVAIAKNRGNKKGAEKLVNAVLRKLSSQPLPNPSQIKRVNKRYSVQYSLPVWLVKKLIDQYGEDRALAIFQSLFVRNKASVRVTDASRLEEIEEATGAERSVLSPVGLVKSSGYFAGTDYFKEGLLTIQDETSQLVAPTLGIQGEEEILDACAAPGGKTVHMASYLTSGHVTALDLYDHKLALIEENAQRLGLADKVKTQKLDASQVHQVFPADSFDKILVDAPCSGIGLIRRKPDIKYNKDLQDFESLKAVQLDILSSVCQTLRKGGIITYSTCTIIAEENQEVIQAFLESHPDFEQVALDHPCKDIVVNGCLAITPEQYLTDGFFIAQLRKKA, encoded by the coding sequence TTGGCCAATGATTGGAAAAAAACAGCTCGTGGACAGGCACTCGAAGTCTTAGAAGAAGTCTTCCAGGAAGGGGCCTACTCAAATATTGCTCTCAATGCACATCTGAGCAAGTCGCAGCTAACAGATAAAGACAAGGCCTTGGTGACGGAAATTGTTTACGGGACTTTAGCTCGTAAGATTACTTTGGAGTGGATTCTAGCCCATGTTATTGAGGACCGTGATAAGCTTGAACCTTGGGTTTATGACCTCTTGCTCTTAAGTCTCTATCAGCTAGCCTATTTAGATAAGATTCCAGCCCATGCAGTAGTTAACGATGCTGTTGCTATTGCCAAAAATCGTGGCAATAAAAAGGGTGCTGAGAAGCTGGTAAATGCGGTTCTTCGTAAACTATCTAGCCAGCCTTTGCCAAATCCAAGCCAGATTAAACGTGTCAATAAACGCTATTCCGTTCAGTATTCTCTACCTGTATGGTTGGTTAAAAAACTTATCGACCAGTACGGGGAAGACCGTGCCCTTGCTATTTTCCAAAGCCTCTTTGTGAGAAATAAGGCTAGTGTGCGTGTAACGGATGCGTCACGTTTGGAAGAGATAGAGGAGGCCACTGGGGCTGAGCGTTCAGTTCTATCACCAGTCGGGCTTGTTAAGTCTTCCGGTTACTTTGCTGGAACAGATTATTTTAAAGAGGGCTTGTTGACCATTCAGGATGAGACCAGTCAACTGGTTGCGCCAACTTTAGGGATTCAAGGTGAAGAAGAAATCCTGGATGCCTGTGCGGCACCTGGTGGTAAGACGGTTCATATGGCCTCTTATTTGACGAGTGGACATGTGACGGCGCTTGATCTCTATGATCATAAGCTTGCCCTTATCGAAGAAAATGCCCAACGTCTTGGCCTAGCTGATAAGGTTAAGACACAGAAACTGGATGCTAGTCAGGTACATCAAGTCTTTCCAGCTGATAGTTTTGACAAGATTTTAGTGGATGCTCCTTGTTCAGGGATTGGGCTCATTCGTCGGAAACCTGATATCAAATATAACAAGGACCTCCAAGACTTTGAGTCTCTTAAGGCTGTGCAGTTGGATATCCTATCCAGCGTTTGTCAAACCCTACGAAAAGGTGGTATAATAACATATAGTACTTGCACCATCATAGCAGAAGAAAATCAAGAGGTGATTCAAGCCTTTCTTGAGAGCCATCCTGATTTTGAGCAAGTTGCCTTAGACCATCCATGTAAAGACATCGTGGTCAATGGCTGTTTGGCAATTACCCCCGAACAGTATCTAACTGATGGTTTTTTCATCGCACAGTTGCGTAAAAAAGCTTAG
- the gmk gene encoding guanylate kinase, producing MSERGLLIVFSGPSGVGKGTVRQEIFSTPDHKFEYSVSMTTRAQRPGEVDGKDYFFRSREEFEELIRNGQMLEYAEYVGNYYGTPLTYVNETLDKGIDVFLEIEVQGALQVKKKVPDAVFIFLTPPDLNELQERLVGRGTDSEEVIAQRIERAREEIALMSEYDYAIVNDEVPLAAERVKRVIEAEHFRVDRVIGRYRNMISEKKLSDK from the coding sequence ATGTCTGAACGTGGACTTTTGATTGTTTTTTCAGGGCCTTCTGGTGTCGGAAAAGGAACTGTTCGTCAGGAGATTTTTTCAACACCTGACCATAAATTTGAATACTCAGTGTCAATGACCACACGTGCCCAGCGTCCTGGTGAAGTTGATGGGAAGGATTATTTCTTCCGTTCACGTGAGGAATTTGAAGAGCTTATTCGTAATGGTCAAATGTTGGAATATGCTGAGTATGTAGGTAACTACTACGGAACACCTTTGACTTATGTCAATGAAACCTTGGATAAAGGTATTGATGTTTTCCTTGAAATCGAAGTTCAAGGGGCCCTTCAGGTTAAGAAAAAGGTTCCAGATGCTGTCTTCATCTTTTTGACGCCACCAGATTTGAACGAGCTTCAAGAACGTTTGGTTGGTCGTGGAACAGATTCTGAGGAAGTTATTGCTCAACGAATCGAGCGTGCGCGTGAAGAAATTGCTCTCATGAGCGAATACGATTATGCCATTGTTAATGACGAAGTGCCTCTGGCTGCTGAACGTGTCAAACGTGTTATTGAAGCAGAACACTTCCGTGTTGACCGTGTGATTGGCCGCTATCGTAATATGATTTCAGAAAAGAAATTATCAGATAAATAA
- the fmt gene encoding methionyl-tRNA formyltransferase, producing the protein MTKLVFMGTPAFSATVLEGLLTDERYDIVAVVTQPDRAVGRKKEIRMTPVKEVALAHDLPIYQPEKLSGSEEMAQLMSLGADGIVTAAYGQFLPSKLLDSMDFAVNVHASLLPKYRGGAPIHYAIINGDAEAGVTIMEMVKEMDAGDMVSQKALPILDEDNVGTMFEKLAVLGRDLLLETLPAYIAGEIKPVPQDASQVTFSPNISPEEERLDWNKPARDIFNQIRGMYPWPVAHTLLDGKRFKIYEANLAEGQGQAGHIIEKTKKSLVVATGQGAISLKTVQPAGKPRMAIADFLNGVGRNLEVGDAFGQ; encoded by the coding sequence ATGACAAAATTAGTATTTATGGGAACGCCTGCCTTTTCAGCGACAGTGCTGGAAGGACTTTTGACCGATGAGCGTTATGATATTGTCGCTGTGGTAACGCAACCAGACCGCGCTGTCGGCCGTAAAAAAGAAATTCGTATGACACCGGTCAAGGAAGTTGCCTTGGCGCATGACTTGCCAATTTATCAACCTGAAAAGTTGTCAGGATCTGAAGAAATGGCACAACTTATGTCACTTGGTGCTGATGGTATTGTTACTGCGGCTTATGGACAATTCTTGCCAAGTAAGTTGCTTGATAGCATGGATTTTGCTGTGAATGTCCACGCTTCACTCCTGCCAAAATACCGTGGTGGAGCACCTATCCATTATGCCATTATCAATGGTGATGCAGAAGCGGGTGTGACGATTATGGAAATGGTCAAGGAAATGGATGCTGGTGACATGGTTAGCCAAAAGGCCTTGCCAATTCTTGACGAGGATAATGTTGGTACCATGTTTGAAAAATTGGCAGTCTTGGGGCGTGACCTCTTGCTTGAAACCTTGCCTGCCTATATCGCTGGGGAAATCAAACCTGTTCCTCAAGATGCCAGTCAGGTAACATTTTCGCCAAATATTAGCCCAGAAGAGGAGCGCCTTGATTGGAATAAGCCGGCTCGTGACATCTTCAATCAAATCCGTGGTATGTACCCATGGCCTGTGGCCCATACCTTGCTTGATGGCAAACGTTTCAAAATTTATGAAGCGAATTTGGCAGAAGGTCAAGGACAGGCTGGTCATATTATTGAAAAAACCAAGAAGAGTTTGGTAGTTGCGACTGGCCAAGGAGCTATTTCGCTTAAGACAGTTCAACCTGCTGGAAAACCTCGTATGGCTATTGCTGATTTCCTTAATGGGGTCGGACGCAATCTTGAAGTAGGTGATGCATTTGGCCAATGA
- a CDS encoding Stp1/IreP family PP2C-type Ser/Thr phosphatase yields the protein MEISLLTDIGQKRSNNQDFVNKFVNQAGVTLVVVADGMGGHRAGNIASEMSVTDLGRDWINTDFRELSQIRDWMIAAIDAENRKIYELGQNEEYKGMGTTIEVLAFVDNAVIFAHVGDSRIALIRNGEYKQLTNDHSLVNALIRAGQLTEEEAAVHPQRNIITQSIGQAAPIEADLGVQQLEPGDYILANSDGLTNMISVEQIVHIVNSPGFVEEKTSRLVAAANEAGGHDNITVALIKIESEEG from the coding sequence ATGGAAATATCATTATTAACGGACATTGGCCAAAAACGGTCAAACAACCAAGATTTTGTTAATAAATTTGTCAACCAAGCTGGTGTTACCCTTGTCGTTGTTGCAGACGGAATGGGTGGACACCGTGCTGGAAATATTGCCAGTGAGATGTCAGTAACTGACCTTGGTCGTGACTGGATTAACACTGATTTTCGTGAGTTGAGTCAAATTCGTGATTGGATGATTGCTGCTATTGATGCAGAAAATCGTAAAATCTATGAACTTGGCCAAAACGAAGAATATAAGGGAATGGGAACAACTATCGAGGTTCTTGCCTTTGTTGATAATGCTGTGATTTTCGCCCATGTTGGGGATTCACGTATTGCCCTTATCCGTAATGGTGAGTATAAGCAATTGACGAATGACCACTCTTTGGTCAATGCTCTTATCAGGGCTGGTCAGTTGACTGAAGAAGAAGCAGCGGTTCACCCACAACGTAATATCATTACGCAATCTATTGGGCAAGCTGCTCCGATTGAGGCTGACCTTGGTGTCCAACAATTGGAACCAGGAGACTATATTTTGGCCAATTCAGATGGTTTGACCAATATGATTTCAGTCGAACAAATTGTTCATATTGTCAACAGCCCTGGTTTCGTCGAAGAAAAAACGAGTCGTTTGGTAGCTGCAGCCAATGAGGCTGGTGGTCATGATAATATTACCGTTGCTCTCATCAAAATAGAAAGTGAGGAAGGATAA